In Erpetoichthys calabaricus chromosome 4, fErpCal1.3, whole genome shotgun sequence, one genomic interval encodes:
- the LOC114642939 gene encoding complement factor B-like: MKNMNVKIKLKNQPLLKCNEDALKAPLYTKVNDWKEVVTDRFLCTGGTDPQIDEVTCKGDSGGSLVIKRERRAFQVGVISWGNKNLCQPKRRHSDPDSRDYHTNLLKVQDFLEKKLPHLKFIKK; this comes from the exons CCTTTACTGAAATGTAATGAAGACGCATTAAAGGCTCCTCTGTACACAAAAGTCAACGACTGGAAGGAGGTGGTGACCGACAGATTCCTCTGCACAGGAGGCACAGACCCACAAATCGACGAGGTCACATGCAAAG GAGATTCTGGGGGCTCCCTTGTAATTAAAAGGGAAAGAAGAGCTTTTCAG GTCGGAGTGATAAGCTGGGGTAACAAGAATCTGTGCCAACCAAAGAGAAGACATTCTGATCCAGACTCACGCGACTACCATACCAACCTTCTTAAAGTTCAAGACTTTTTAGAAAAGAAGCTTCCACACCTCAAATtcataaagaaataa